From Numenius arquata chromosome 4, bNumArq3.hap1.1, whole genome shotgun sequence, a single genomic window includes:
- the NOL7 gene encoding U3 small nucleolar RNA-associated protein NOL7, with protein MARRKKAAVVGRKRGPPAAPLSPASSEDEAPEEVSFGAAREAAEAERKLEGEAAQRHRELLKEKRRRRQELFAEQKRRKLLPEAVLQELTAAPPARPEGQAAAADPGKHRGGRAVKQGQGQVQKRVKKHKGRKGARPQGNYTAVRLKDESLTGLHQQLAKDFLNTQLYGPDTNRAQANEFFSLENKKDPVKKAAVQFVDKSWGQEKKLKAIRFKKRWLSTQMKNGI; from the exons ATGGCGCGGCGGAAAAAAGCGGCGGTGGTGGGGAGGAAGCGCGGGCCGCCCGCCGCTCCCCTCAGCCCGGCCTCCTCGGAGGACGAGGCCCCGGAGGAGGTGTCCTTCGGCGCGGCGAGAGAGGCGGCCGAGGCCGAACGAAAGCTCGAGGGGGAGGCGGCCCAGAG GCACCgggagctgctgaaggagaagcggcggcggcggcaggagctGTTCGCCGAGCAGAAG AGACGGAAGCTGCTCCCCGAGGCCGTGCTGCAGGAGCTGACCGCCGCACCGCCCGCACG GCCCGAGGGACAGGCAGCGGCGGCTGACCCAG GTAAACACCGTGGAGGTAGGGCTGTGAAGCAGGGACAGGGCCAAGTCCAAAAGCGGGTGAAGAAACACAAGGGAAGGAAAGGTGCCAG GCCACAAGGAAACTATACGGCTGTGCGTTTGAAAGATGAGAGTTTAACAGGTCTCCACCAGCAGCTCGCCAAAGACTTTTTAAACACTCAGCTTTACGGACCAGACACCAACCGGGCACAGG caaatgaatttttttcccttgaaaacaaGAAAGACCCAGTTAAAAAAGCTGCAGTTCAGTTTGTGGACAAATCTTGGG gccaagaaaaaaagctaaaagcaaTAAGGTTTAAAAAACGTTGGCTCTCAACACAGATGAAGAATGGCATATGA
- the SIRT5 gene encoding NAD-dependent protein deacylase sirtuin-5, mitochondrial isoform X1, with translation MLMSLFRLTGRRLVSRACPGLKAAPSKKHEFCLEMARPSSNMADFREVFAKAKHIAIITGAGVSAESGVPTFRGAGGFWRKWQAQELATPEAFARNPSRVWEFYHYRREVMLSKHPNPAHIAIAECEKRLSKQGRSVVVITQNIDELHRKAGTKHLLEIHGSLFKTRCTNCGNVAANYKSPICPALAGKGAPDPETEDAAIPVEALPQCEEDGCNGLLRPHVVWFGETLDPDILTAVEKELEICDLCLVVGTSSVVYPAAMFAPQVSARGVPVAEFNMEATPATNRFRFHFPGPCGTTLPPALARHETEIIS, from the exons ATGCTGATGAGTCTCTTTCGATTGACGGGTAGAAGGTTGGTTTCCCGAGCGTGTCCTGGGCTCAAGGCTGCACCTTCCAAAAAACACGAGTTTTGCTTGGAAATGGCTCGTCCTAGCTCGA ATATGGCTGATTTTCGAGAAGTGTTTGCCAAAGCGAAGCACATAGCCATCATCACGGGAGCTGGCGTTAGTGCAGAGAGCGGAGTTCCTACCTTCAGAGGGGCTGGAGGTTTCTGGAGAAAGTGGCAAGCCCAG GAGCTGGCTACTCCGGAGGCTTTTGCGCGAAACCCGTCTCGTGTATGGGAATTTTACCATTATCGCCGGGAAGTGATGTTGAGTAAACATCCAAATCCCGCGCATATCGCCATCGCAGAGTGCGAAAAGCGACTGAGCAAGCAAGGAAGGAGCGTTGTGGTCATTACTCAGAATATCGATGAACTACACAGAAAGGCAGGCACAAAGCACCTCTTAGAAATTCATG gtaGTTTATTTAAAACTCGATGCACCAACTGTGGAAACGTGGCTGCGAATTACAAGAGTCCAATATGCCCTGCATTGGCTGGGAAAGG GGCTCCAGATCCTGAAACAGAAGACGCTGCAATTCCAGTTGAAGCCCTACCTCA GTGCGAGGAGGACGGCTGCAATGGACTCCTCCGTCCCCACGTTGTGTGGTTTGGTGAAACCCTGGATCCTGACATTCTCACAGCGGTTGAGAAGGAGCTTGAGATATGCGACCTCTGCTTGGTA gtgggGACCTCCTCCGTGGTGTATCCTGCTGCTATGTTTGCCCCTCAGGTATCCGCCAGAGGAGTGCCAGTTGCAGAATTTAACATGGAAGCCACTCCTGCTACAAACAGATTCAG gtTCCACTTCCCGGGCCCCTGCGGGACcactctgccgccggcgctggcCCGCCACGAGACGGAGATCATCTCCTGA
- the SIRT5 gene encoding NAD-dependent protein deacylase sirtuin-5, mitochondrial isoform X2: MARPSSNMADFREVFAKAKHIAIITGAGVSAESGVPTFRGAGGFWRKWQAQELATPEAFARNPSRVWEFYHYRREVMLSKHPNPAHIAIAECEKRLSKQGRSVVVITQNIDELHRKAGTKHLLEIHGSLFKTRCTNCGNVAANYKSPICPALAGKGCEEDGCNGLLRPHVVWFGETLDPDILTAVEKELEICDLCLVVGTSSVVYPAAMFAPQVSARGVPVAEFNMEATPATNRFRFHFPGPCGTTLPPALARHETEIIS; this comes from the exons ATGGCTCGTCCTAGCTCGA ATATGGCTGATTTTCGAGAAGTGTTTGCCAAAGCGAAGCACATAGCCATCATCACGGGAGCTGGCGTTAGTGCAGAGAGCGGAGTTCCTACCTTCAGAGGGGCTGGAGGTTTCTGGAGAAAGTGGCAAGCCCAG GAGCTGGCTACTCCGGAGGCTTTTGCGCGAAACCCGTCTCGTGTATGGGAATTTTACCATTATCGCCGGGAAGTGATGTTGAGTAAACATCCAAATCCCGCGCATATCGCCATCGCAGAGTGCGAAAAGCGACTGAGCAAGCAAGGAAGGAGCGTTGTGGTCATTACTCAGAATATCGATGAACTACACAGAAAGGCAGGCACAAAGCACCTCTTAGAAATTCATG gtaGTTTATTTAAAACTCGATGCACCAACTGTGGAAACGTGGCTGCGAATTACAAGAGTCCAATATGCCCTGCATTGGCTGGGAAAGG GTGCGAGGAGGACGGCTGCAATGGACTCCTCCGTCCCCACGTTGTGTGGTTTGGTGAAACCCTGGATCCTGACATTCTCACAGCGGTTGAGAAGGAGCTTGAGATATGCGACCTCTGCTTGGTA gtgggGACCTCCTCCGTGGTGTATCCTGCTGCTATGTTTGCCCCTCAGGTATCCGCCAGAGGAGTGCCAGTTGCAGAATTTAACATGGAAGCCACTCCTGCTACAAACAGATTCAG gtTCCACTTCCCGGGCCCCTGCGGGACcactctgccgccggcgctggcCCGCCACGAGACGGAGATCATCTCCTGA